Genomic DNA from Caldalkalibacillus thermarum:
GTGATTTGCTTTTGCTGATAGTGGGGATTAGCAACGCCTCCTAACATCACACCTTTACACTCCAGCGGTATTTCCTTGCCGTCTCGTACCAGAAACGGCTCATGATGTCCGGCGTTTGCATAGGTCAGGGTGCTGGAGTGGGGATCCCAGTCTGCACAGAACATGGTGACAAATGAAGACAACATCCGCAAATCTTCTAATAGAGCTTTGTTGATCACTCGCAGTGTTTCCTGTACACTACTGGAGCTCTCTGCGGCACTGCGAAATGCTCCCCGTATCAAAATCATCAGCATGGCAGCCGGGATTCCCTTCCCCATCACATCCCCGATCACAATTCTCACTCTGTCACCAGACAAAGGGTAGAAATCGTAATAGTCTCCGCCGACAACTCTGGCGGGTAGGGTTGTTCCAATGACCTCTCCCCGTTTTAACTCAGGGCTGATCGTGTTTAACAAACTAAGTTGGATTTGGCGGGCCAGATGAAGTTCCCGTTTTAAATTTTCATCCATGTTTTCTGTCACTTTGTTCATCAGCTGGGAATACAGGGGATATTGGATAAAGGTCATGATTGCCATTCTCCTTTCAACTTTAAGAACAGGAGACAGATTGATTGTTCGAGATGCGGTCATTCTCTTTGAAGCAGGCTCCATGCACAAAAAATGCCTCTTTTATCAAAAGGGCAGATTCTCTTTTATCAAAAGGGCAGATTGATATGTACAAGTTATAAGTCTTAAAACCTATTAAAAATCCATATAAAACCATTTTTATTGGGATAATAGCTCTTTTGTCTCATGACTTTTATCATAGTTTACACCGTTCGACAAACATCGTCAATATTTTCGTTTGGTCCATTCCAACGAAGAAAACTCCTGTCCTCAAGCGGACAGGAGTTTTTTCGTCACTCTGTTAACTTTTTTAACCATTCAGGATCAAACTCCCCATTCGGGCAGCGCCCAGCGATTTTTCCGCACCTACCCCCGGACATCCACCTCACGGCCCACCCACTCAATCTCAATGGAGGGGCGCTGGCGAAGGTAAATCTCTACGCGGGCAGGAGTGTGTTCAATGCTGGGCTTCTGGGGTTTCACATCATAATGCCAAGTTCCGCCCTGTACCTTAATCTCCACCTGTTCCGGGAAATACTCCACATCCACATTCAGCGTGCTGGCCGGACCGGCAATCTGCATCTCAGACAGGGGGCGGGGCAGTTCTTTGGCCAGTTCAGCGATCACCTTGTTGGAGAGGTGGACATCAGCCATCCGGTCACCATCCCGGGCCATTTTGGCTACGATTTCCGGATAAACACGTTTAATGTTATCCACAATCTTTTTGGTCAATGTAACCGGTGGAATCAGCCCATATGCCGCCCATGCCCTGCTCTGGTCAATGTGCAATTCGCCCGGCTGGCGGTCAATGTGTACTTGGGCATGTTCCGTTGTCATGGTCACCTGAGCAGGAGGCTGTTCAATTTCCAGCTCGCCCGGTATCTGGTTAATGCCGATTTGTGCCTGTTCCTGTTTGATCCTTAACTGGGGCATGGTGGATAATACCCCTGACGACGAAACAGCTGCAACACTCACTTTCTTTACCACCTTGACTAAATATCATCTCACCCTCATCATTTCAACTTTCTGTACCCTCTGGGCAGGTTATCGAAAGCCTGCCGCCGGTGAGCATCTGCCCTTGCTTCATCCTTATCACCGGACAAACTGTTAATTTCCGCCATTAACCTTTCCCGGCAGCTAGGACACAATCTCCCCTCCCGAATCAGTGTTCCGCACGTTTCACAAGGGTAACCCATATTGGGCAGATTTTTCAATTGCAGCCGTCCCTGACGGATAAACTCTTTAATCTGGGCCACTGACACCCCTGTCTTTTCACTCGTTTCATAGATCGTCGCTTCCCGGTTCTCCTTTTGCCGCAAAAAATCATAGACGATCCGGTATTGCCGTTCAATCTCTTCGTGGCATTGGGGACAAACTTTGCGTGTCGTGCGCACAAATAAAGCGCCGCAACGGGGACAATTATCCAGTTGTGCCATGCACATCCCTCTCTATGACATTGCCGCTAACGGGCAACGGTATAGCTAAATACCTGTTTCGCTCCACCGCGCTTTAAAGCCAGGGCAGCCGCATGCACGGTGGCCCCTGTCGTATAAATATCGTCAATAACCATAATCCGTTTATTAATGATATCGGCTTGACAGGCCGGATTGTTAAGGAACATCGTTAAGATTTTTTCCATTCTGGCCTGCCTTCCTTTCTTGCTCTGCTTCTCTTCGGCCCCTTGCCGCTGAAGCAGCTCTGATCTGTACGGCCGCTGCCAAGTTTCAGCCACCAGGCGGGCGATCAAATCGGACTGGTTAAATCCCCGTTCTGAAAGGCGGCCAGACGAAAGGGGGATCGCTGTGACCAGATCAATCTGTCCGGTGTCAATGCCCTGCTGGCGGGCATGCTCACGGATGACCGCTGCGAAAAAGTATTTTAAGCGCTCATCTCCCCTAA
This window encodes:
- a CDS encoding PP2C family protein-serine/threonine phosphatase encodes the protein MTFIQYPLYSQLMNKVTENMDENLKRELHLARQIQLSLLNTISPELKRGEVIGTTLPARVVGGDYYDFYPLSGDRVRIVIGDVMGKGIPAAMLMILIRGAFRSAAESSSSVQETLRVINKALLEDLRMLSSFVTMFCADWDPHSSTLTYANAGHHEPFLVRDGKEIPLECKGVMLGGVANPHYQQKQITLKAGDCVCFYTDGIVEARNKAGEFFKRERLVEVLTNGQGKPVGELQRDVLQSLEAFTDSIPQMDDMTMVLLKI
- a CDS encoding DUF6470 family protein, translated to MSVAAVSSSGVLSTMPQLRIKQEQAQIGINQIPGELEIEQPPAQVTMTTEHAQVHIDRQPGELHIDQSRAWAAYGLIPPVTLTKKIVDNIKRVYPEIVAKMARDGDRMADVHLSNKVIAELAKELPRPLSEMQIAGPASTLNVDVEYFPEQVEIKVQGGTWHYDVKPQKPSIEHTPARVEIYLRQRPSIEIEWVGREVDVRG
- a CDS encoding TIGR03826 family flagellar region protein is translated as MAQLDNCPRCGALFVRTTRKVCPQCHEEIERQYRIVYDFLRQKENREATIYETSEKTGVSVAQIKEFIRQGRLQLKNLPNMGYPCETCGTLIREGRLCPSCRERLMAEINSLSGDKDEARADAHRRQAFDNLPRGYRKLK
- a CDS encoding ComF family protein — encoded protein: MPKRCLVCQHERPHVFSWTALLRLAPFRRDLLPPLHAWLCSACEAEADWIGTGCSRCFRPLEHMDQRYVKETEQGLLCYDCQRWLEWENKRGAGSVLDWNRSVLRYNAWTQELIARYKFRGDERLKYFFAAVIREHARQQGIDTGQIDLVTAIPLSSGRLSERGFNQSDLIARLVAETWQRPYRSELLQRQGAEEKQSKKGRQARMEKILTMFLNNPACQADIINKRIMVIDDIYTTGATVHAAALALKRGGAKQVFSYTVAR